The genomic window TGGAAGAACAACTAGGTACGCCCCTTTTCTCCCGTGAAAAACACCGCATGGTTTTGACCAAAGCAGGACTAGCATACCAATTGCATGTCCAACAGATTTTAGTTGAATTAAATCGAGCCAATGAGTTGGTGAAAAACATCAATGACGATGAGCTAGTTGGCAAGATTGGCATTGGAGCTGTCGAATCGACTGTTACTAATTTTTTAACGCCAATCCTGATGAACTTTCATCAAGAAAATCCTAGCATCACTTATGATCTATATGATGCTGACGGAACTGCTATTCAACAACGCCTTGATCAAGGCCTGATCGAATTGGGATTCGTGTCATCACCAATCAATACCGCAAAATACCACTTTCTAAAACTCCCAACTTACGATCGGTGGGGAATTGCCGTTTTAGACAAAGACCCTTTGATCATCAAAAAATCCGTCACAGTTGACGACGTAATTGAACGTCCTCTAATCATCCCTCATCGACAATTGGTTCACGACGACTTGATGGATTGGCTTCACGCTAACGATTCCACTTTAAATGTTGTCGGCGAATATAACCTATTAACGAATGCCATTTATCTGGCTGCTGCTGGACTTGGAAACTTAATTTGTATTGAAGGGGTTCAATTGCCCCAAGATAGCAAACTTCGGTTTATTCCATTTACACCGGAATATAAGCTTGACCATTATCTAATTTGGAGAAAAGGCGTTCCCTTGAGCGAGGCAACACAAACTTTTGTGAATTATTTGAAGTCGCAAATATCAGTTCAGTAAAAAAATTTGCTATTCACTGATTTCTCTAACAACATGTGCCGGTGAACCAACAACAATTGTATTGGCTGGAACGTCTTTAGTAACGACTGAAGATGCCCCAACAACCGCATTTTCACCAATAGTAACTCCAGGCAAAATCATGGCTGAGTCGCCGATCCAAGCATTTTTTTCAATATGAATTGATTTTGTTACTAAATCACGTCGATACTCTGGGTCCTCCACATGATTAACTGTCACCAAATTAACTCGAGGGCCAATCAGGACATTGTCATCAATCCATATCCCGCCTAAATCAACAAATAGACAATCTTTATTGATAAACACATTATTTTTAATAAAAGTATGCCTACCAAAGTCGGTATTAAATGGAGCACTGATGTTAGTAGTCTCTGGCAATTGATATCCAAAAACCTGACTGAATAATTCTCGTCTGGCATCTGGATCATGATATTGATTGTTGATTTGACTCGTTCGTTTAGCATTATCCTCAACTATCGCATCGATTTCTGTAAAGCGTTCCTTACTATAGCTGATTCGCCCGCCTACTAAGGTTTGATCCAGTGCATCCATTGCAACAACCTCCCATTTATTAGCAAAATTTTACTTTTACGGTTTACAAGCATTAGAATAAATCCTGAATCAATCCATGTCTAATGCCTATAATGAGTTGTTATACATAGTCAAAATGAATACAAAAAGAGCTTCCAATTTTTTTGGAAGCTCTTTTTTAAATAGATTGCTTATTCGATAATTCCAATTTTGCAAAAATTTTGAACCCAACGCGTGCAGTTTTGTAAATTACATTAAAAATTTGTTCTCTAATAGCATCAATCGCACATATTACAAGCATGATCCCTACCACGCTCACAAATCCGTAAAAGTTAACTTTTGTTAAATTCTGAATGTTTTCAAAAGAGAATAATTTCCAAAGTGGCTTAATAACAAAGATATTCTCTGTCACTAGATAGACCGCGAACATATGCTTAGCAACGGAATCAATCAAGATATTATAATTAGGTTTCAAACTAATAAATATTAAGAACAATCCCATCGCCGCTAATAATGCAAAGATACCAGTGTAGATCCTTATGTACCTATATTTTAAAAATACAATATCGTAAAACGTGACTGCATAAATAATTGCGGTATTAACAATCAACAAACTTAAACCTATCGGTAATTTATACCTTTTAACAACCAAAAATTGCTTGATATAAAAACCAATCATGTATGACGTCATTAAGATTCCCAATCCCACAGTTTCGGATACGATATTGTTGTTTAATAGTGGGAAAATTCCTGTGGAAACAATCATTATAATTAACAGTTTTAAAAACTTCTTTTGCTCCAATCCATTCAAGCATCGATTGATATAAGGAACAAACAGCATCAATAAAATAAAATCCGTCACAAACCAATAGTGTTTAAAAGTTATGGGCATCAATGACATCAATATATTGGGAATACGGTTAAATGGCATTAGTGGATCAATCGCATTGGGATAGTTATTTAATGGAAGATGGAAATGTAATCCCAAAATAAGGAATATCATACAGTAAAAATACATTTGTAAATATATCTTTCCAATTTTTTTAAATGATTTCGAACTGGAGACACTTTTACCAGCAAGGTAAAATCCTGTAATCATTGCAAAACAATATACTCCAATGTCACCAATAGGCAAAAAGATCAAAGTTTGGAAAGCTTGAACAGTCTGTCTATTATTGATTAGAGTGTCCGCATACCCCCCCCGACCCCATAAACTGAAATGATGAAGGGTAATCAATAACATACTAATAATTCTTAGAAGTTCAATGTTCGAGTTTCTGATGTGATGACTTGACATTAAAAAACCTCCGGTGAATTATATTTTTTGAATGGGGTGTGGGAACATATCTGGTCGCTTTTTATTTCGTAATAATGTGATTCTACTCATCACAAAACTATATAAGAATGACAAACTCGAATACATTCCCAAACCTGCAACCATTGAAATTATTGGTAAAAATTCAATTCTGTATCTACCTTGTACCTCAATAATCAATTCGATTGCAGCAAACACCAGTAATGGTAATAACATCATAAATATTTTTGAAGAATATCGTTCTTTCAGCATCTTTAAGGATCCTATCCATGAAAAAATAATTAAAAGAAAGCTTCCAAGATATCCAACTAATCCAACGATATAATCAGAATTTTGTGAATGATTTTTTCCAAAACCAGCGAAATTTGTTGTCATCGTTCTCCCCGACCACAGCATACTTACTTTTGCGATTATCAGTTTCAACCAATTATGTCCTTGTTTTAATGAGACTAGCTCTTGTTTCAAAACTTCACGTTCCTGTTTTTTCATTTCTATTCTTGTCGGAGCTGATTTAAATTGTTTATCCAATTTAGCCGAATACGATCCTGAAGATTCGTAGTTTAATCCTGCAATGAATTTCCATTCAGAATTCATATTTTTTAAGCCATGTGGATTCAGTCCTGTTACTTGGATCATTTGTCCTGCCATAAAAAGAGTTGAAAAACAAATTACAGAAGGAAAAATGACTTTTTTGGTAATCTCATGGATTGTCTTTTGTGGACGATACTCAATGTCAAAAAGAAGTATATAAATCATCACTCCGATGAATATTGCCGGACCAATTGGACGAACCAACCAACCAATTGATAAAGTAAGTCCGGCAAGCAAATACGACCAGGTTTTCTTTTTTTGTAACAGATAAAACGTTATCAAATAAAATAGAGCTCCAAGATATTGATTATCAGCTTGACTATTAAGTGCAAACCAATCTAAGTCGACCATTAATAATAGAACTGATAATCTTGCCAACTTGACATTGTTGAAAACATTTATCGTCAATAGATATGTCATTAATAGGATCAAAGTTTGGACAAGTACATTTAACAATTGCATCACAAAAAGATTGCTTCCAAATATCTTTACAACTGATAACATGTACAGTAAAAATCCGGTCTGATAAGCATATTTAGCGAAGTAGCTATTTTCCGAATAGAACAACTGATGTCCATTAATTACAGCGTTTGAACGATTCCAAAACTGCTTAAAATCACTAACTTGCTTCGTAGGAACTAGCTTAATCCAGCTAACAGCAATAATTACGAACACCAATAACATCGTCAGTAAAACTATCCAATTGATCAATTTAGAATTGTCATAAATTTGATATACCAATATTCCATACAAAATCACCATCACACACACAATACCCGTGATCAATAAATTAATCTTTACATTCCAGACCAAATAATTATCCCTGAAATACTTGATTCCTAGAAACATAACTACCGTTGTGTATATTGCAACTATTACCAGTAAAACTTTGGAAAAAGTCAATTGTATTGAATTAATATTTATCAGCCCTTATTCAGTGATTTCTCAAAACATTGATAAGTAGTTTAAAGCGGGTCAATGTGATTTATATCTACATCATGAGATAAATTAAACATATCAATTGCTGGTATCAATTAAAAGCTATACATACTAAGAAAATATCATCAAATTCCATAAAAATTACCGATAAATGATCATATTGTCCACTTAATTTATATCCAATATAAATTAATATAAATACAAACAGTACCAACTCAAAGGAATAGACCAATACTTCTTAATCCCCGTTTTGTTGACTAAATATTTTTAACTATTTATTTTTTCTAATGGTATTCAAAATTCATCACCAATTTTGATAACATTAATTTTTCAATTTATTATTTAATATTTGTAAACGTAGCATTACCAAAAGCAAACATTCTATATATAATCATCACTATTTTTTCACAAAAGGATTGTAAGCTACTTACTAATCACTTATGAAAGGATACTTAATATGATATTAGAAAAAAACAATTTCCCCAATTTTGAGGAAGCTAAACAAGAGCTAAACGAAATTATGGACAGTGAAAGTGCTGATAATATAATCGAAATCGCTAACTACTTCCAACTTTGCCAAGCTGCAACAAATGCAGTTGGAGCTCGTTTAGAAAATCTTGATACTGATTATCAAATTAACTCCTCTCACAACCCGATCCACCACATGGAAGAGCGAATGAAGTCCATGGAAAGCCTGAGTGGCAAGATGAAGCGAAAAAATTTAGAATTTACTTATGATAATTTGGTCAATAATATTTACGATATCGGTGGGCTCCGCGTGATCACTAACTATCCTGAAGATGTTTACACTGTGGCTAACGCTTTGACGTCACATCCTGGAATCAAGATACTGAAAAAACGTGATTATATCGCTAAACCAAAGAAAAATGGTTATCGCAGTCTTCATATTGTTTTAGAAGTTCCTGTCTACTTGCAAGATGGAATTCGTCATACCGCACCTGTCGAAGTTCAAATCAGAACTATTGGCATGGACTTATGGGCCAGTTTGGAACACAAATTAAAATACAAAACTAACATCCCTGCTGAAGAGTTAGAGCAGTATTCTCAACAACTAAAAGAAAATTCCGATGAACTCAATCAAGTTGAAATGAGTATGGAAAGCATCTTTACCAAAATCAATCAAAAAAGCAGTCTGATCCACA from Companilactobacillus sp. includes these protein-coding regions:
- a CDS encoding ArnT family glycosyltransferase gives rise to the protein MVWNVKINLLITGIVCVMVILYGILVYQIYDNSKLINWIVLLTMLLVFVIIAVSWIKLVPTKQVSDFKQFWNRSNAVINGHQLFYSENSYFAKYAYQTGFLLYMLSVVKIFGSNLFVMQLLNVLVQTLILLMTYLLTINVFNNVKLARLSVLLLMVDLDWFALNSQADNQYLGALFYLITFYLLQKKKTWSYLLAGLTLSIGWLVRPIGPAIFIGVMIYILLFDIEYRPQKTIHEITKKVIFPSVICFSTLFMAGQMIQVTGLNPHGLKNMNSEWKFIAGLNYESSGSYSAKLDKQFKSAPTRIEMKKQEREVLKQELVSLKQGHNWLKLIIAKVSMLWSGRTMTTNFAGFGKNHSQNSDYIVGLVGYLGSFLLIIFSWIGSLKMLKERYSSKIFMMLLPLLVFAAIELIIEVQGRYRIEFLPIISMVAGLGMYSSLSFLYSFVMSRITLLRNKKRPDMFPHPIQKI
- a CDS encoding acyltransferase family protein, translating into MSSHHIRNSNIELLRIISMLLITLHHFSLWGRGGYADTLINNRQTVQAFQTLIFLPIGDIGVYCFAMITGFYLAGKSVSSSKSFKKIGKIYLQMYFYCMIFLILGLHFHLPLNNYPNAIDPLMPFNRIPNILMSLMPITFKHYWFVTDFILLMLFVPYINRCLNGLEQKKFLKLLIIMIVSTGIFPLLNNNIVSETVGLGILMTSYMIGFYIKQFLVVKRYKLPIGLSLLIVNTAIIYAVTFYDIVFLKYRYIRIYTGIFALLAAMGLFLIFISLKPNYNILIDSVAKHMFAVYLVTENIFVIKPLWKLFSFENIQNLTKVNFYGFVSVVGIMLVICAIDAIREQIFNVIYKTARVGFKIFAKLELSNKQSI
- a CDS encoding GTP pyrophosphokinase produces the protein MILEKNNFPNFEEAKQELNEIMDSESADNIIEIANYFQLCQAATNAVGARLENLDTDYQINSSHNPIHHMEERMKSMESLSGKMKRKNLEFTYDNLVNNIYDIGGLRVITNYPEDVYTVANALTSHPGIKILKKRDYIAKPKKNGYRSLHIVLEVPVYLQDGIRHTAPVEVQIRTIGMDLWASLEHKLKYKTNIPAEELEQYSQQLKENSDELNQVEMSMESIFTKINQKSSLIHN
- a CDS encoding DapH/DapD/GlmU-related protein — protein: MDALDQTLVGGRISYSKERFTEIDAIVEDNAKRTSQINNQYHDPDARRELFSQVFGYQLPETTNISAPFNTDFGRHTFIKNNVFINKDCLFVDLGGIWIDDNVLIGPRVNLVTVNHVEDPEYRRDLVTKSIHIEKNAWIGDSAMILPGVTIGENAVVGASSVVTKDVPANTIVVGSPAHVVREISE
- a CDS encoding LysR family transcriptional regulator translates to METRVLNYFLTIAKLGTISSAARELHVAQPTLSRQLQQLEEQLGTPLFSREKHRMVLTKAGLAYQLHVQQILVELNRANELVKNINDDELVGKIGIGAVESTVTNFLTPILMNFHQENPSITYDLYDADGTAIQQRLDQGLIELGFVSSPINTAKYHFLKLPTYDRWGIAVLDKDPLIIKKSVTVDDVIERPLIIPHRQLVHDDLMDWLHANDSTLNVVGEYNLLTNAIYLAAAGLGNLICIEGVQLPQDSKLRFIPFTPEYKLDHYLIWRKGVPLSEATQTFVNYLKSQISVQ